A genomic window from bacterium includes:
- a CDS encoding ornithine carbamoyltransferase produces MESKYHGRDFVTTQDWSTTEIEELIELARQLKLGRKMGVGNRVLDGKTLYMIFFDNSTRTRNSFETGMTQLGGHAVFLSPDKMQISHGENAKDTANVLSRYGEAIAIRHCAFREGNPYLREVAAHATVPVINMQCDVYHPCQILADYMTIREHKGYGRKLKLGVAWTSAPNYVRPLSVPQSLILMMPRFGIDVTLAYPEEFRLMPEIEEQARRNAAEGGARFEISHRFEDAFEGADIVIPKSWGPLMHTQDKAKGLEAIARHPTWCCDAERMKLGQSDLIYMHPLPADRGREVTDEVIDGAQSVVYDEAENRLHVQKALMALVM; encoded by the coding sequence ATGGAAAGCAAGTACCATGGCCGCGACTTCGTCACGACGCAGGACTGGAGCACGACGGAGATCGAGGAGCTGATCGAGCTGGCGCGTCAGCTCAAGCTGGGGCGCAAGATGGGCGTGGGCAACCGCGTTCTGGACGGCAAGACCCTTTACATGATCTTCTTCGACAACAGCACGAGGACGCGCAACTCCTTCGAGACGGGCATGACGCAGCTGGGCGGGCACGCCGTCTTCCTCTCGCCGGACAAGATGCAGATCAGCCACGGCGAGAACGCCAAGGACACGGCCAACGTGTTGTCGCGCTACGGCGAGGCGATCGCCATCCGCCACTGCGCCTTCCGCGAGGGGAACCCCTACCTGCGCGAGGTGGCGGCGCATGCCACCGTGCCGGTGATCAACATGCAGTGCGACGTCTACCACCCCTGCCAGATCCTGGCGGATTACATGACCATCCGCGAGCACAAGGGCTACGGACGCAAGCTCAAGCTGGGCGTGGCCTGGACCAGCGCGCCCAACTACGTGCGGCCGCTCTCCGTGCCGCAGAGCCTCATCCTCATGATGCCACGCTTCGGCATCGACGTGACCCTGGCCTACCCGGAGGAGTTCCGCCTGATGCCGGAGATCGAGGAGCAGGCCCGCCGCAATGCGGCGGAAGGGGGGGCGCGTTTCGAGATCAGCCACCGCTTCGAGGATGCCTTCGAGGGGGCGGACATCGTCATCCCCAAGTCGTGGGGGCCGCTCATGCACACGCAGGACAAGGCCAAGGGCCTGGAAGCGATCGCCCGGCATCCGACCTGGTGCTGCGACGCGGAGCGGATGAAGCTGGGGCAGTCGGACCTGATCTACATGCATCCGCTGCCCGCCGATCGCGGGCGCGAGGTGACCGACGAGGTGATCGACGGGGCGCAGTCGGTGGTCTACGACGAGGCGGAGAACCGTCTGCACGTGCAGAAGGCGCTGATGGCCCTCGTGATGTAG
- a CDS encoding YgeY family selenium metabolism-linked hydrolase, with the protein MSMMGPELERLVGIRHEAMVRFLREMIAIPAESCREEERCRRVKAEYEALGFDEVRFDGLGSVVARMGSGPLTLLFDGHVDCVGVGDPASWEHDPFLGKREGGRVWGRGAVDELPAIACMAYGMAALKESGWPPGLTAYLVASVMEEDCDGLPLQHLIEREGLRPHAVILGEPTDLAIHRGHRGRMEISVTTRGVSAHGAHCERGVNAIYKMAPILQDIEALNATLATDPFLGKGTVTVSHIDCKTPSLCAVPDQARIWIDRRLTAGETVEGALEQIRRLPRLGDAVVELPVYEAVSWRGLAVRQPKSFPTWVLAEDHPLVRLSARAAEQVLGAPPLVSRWTFSTNGVATMGRLGIPTVGFAPGREELSHSTGEWVAEEDLARAAAVYARMAVLLAGHSQELM; encoded by the coding sequence ATGAGCATGATGGGACCGGAACTGGAGCGGCTGGTTGGAATACGTCACGAGGCGATGGTCCGCTTCCTGCGGGAGATGATCGCCATTCCCGCCGAGAGCTGCCGCGAGGAGGAACGCTGCCGGCGCGTCAAGGCCGAGTACGAGGCGCTGGGCTTCGACGAGGTCCGGTTCGACGGTCTGGGCAGCGTGGTGGCGCGCATGGGGAGCGGGCCGCTCACCCTGCTTTTCGACGGCCACGTCGACTGCGTGGGGGTGGGCGATCCCGCCAGCTGGGAGCACGACCCCTTCCTGGGCAAGCGCGAGGGCGGCAGGGTGTGGGGACGGGGGGCGGTGGACGAGCTGCCCGCCATCGCCTGCATGGCCTACGGCATGGCCGCGCTCAAGGAGTCAGGCTGGCCGCCCGGCCTGACAGCATACCTGGTGGCCAGCGTGATGGAGGAGGACTGCGACGGCCTGCCGCTGCAGCACCTCATCGAGCGGGAGGGCCTGCGGCCCCATGCCGTCATCCTGGGCGAGCCGACCGACCTGGCCATCCATCGCGGACATCGTGGCCGGATGGAGATCAGCGTCACGACGCGGGGCGTCTCGGCCCATGGCGCCCACTGTGAACGCGGCGTCAACGCCATCTACAAAATGGCGCCCATCCTCCAGGACATCGAGGCGCTGAACGCGACCCTGGCGACGGACCCCTTCCTGGGCAAGGGCACGGTGACGGTGTCGCACATCGACTGCAAGACGCCCAGCCTCTGCGCCGTGCCCGACCAAGCGCGCATCTGGATCGACCGTCGCCTGACGGCGGGAGAGACGGTGGAGGGGGCCCTCGAGCAGATCCGCCGCCTGCCCCGCCTGGGGGACGCCGTGGTGGAGCTGCCGGTCTACGAGGCCGTCAGCTGGCGGGGCCTCGCCGTGCGGCAGCCCAAGAGCTTCCCCACCTGGGTGCTGGCCGAGGACCATCCCCTCGTGCGGCTCAGCGCCCGCGCGGCGGAGCAAGTGCTGGGGGCGCCGCCCCTGGTTTCACGCTGGACTTTTTCAACCAACGGCGTGGCGACGATGGGACGGCTGGGCATCCCCACCGTGGGTTTCGCCCCGGGGCGGGAGGAATTGTCCCACTCCACCGGGGAGTGGGTGGCGGAGGAGGACCTGGCGCGGGCCGCCGCCGTCTACGCCCGCATGGCCGTCCTGCTGGCCGGGCACAGTCAAGAATTGATGTGA
- a CDS encoding nucleotidyltransferase domain-containing protein has product MSPSLQLTESQLGIVLAVLRQHAPDREVRVFGSRARGDARRMSDLDLALMGDHPLPLAVLADLREAFAESDLSFRVDLLDWARTSDHFRGLIKEEGIVIHEGRLP; this is encoded by the coding sequence ATGAGTCCCTCGCTTCAGTTGACCGAATCGCAGCTGGGCATTGTGCTGGCCGTGCTTCGGCAGCATGCGCCAGATCGCGAGGTGCGTGTCTTCGGCTCCCGCGCCCGGGGAGATGCGCGTCGCATGTCCGATCTGGATCTGGCCTTGATGGGTGACCATCCCCTGCCACTCGCCGTGCTCGCCGATCTGCGCGAGGCTTTTGCTGAATCGGACTTGTCCTTCCGCGTCGACTTGTTGGATTGGGCCAGGACCAGCGATCATTTCCGCGGCTTGATCAAGGAAGAGGGCATTGTGATTCACGAAGGAAGGCTGCCGTGA
- a CDS encoding HI0074 family nucleotidyltransferase substrate-binding subunit — protein MKVDLSALERAVEKLRAGIDRVAASPDDDQIRDGLVQRFEFTYELSHNRLRRFLASRSASAEDVRTADFATLIRMADEQDLLLGGWASWKRWRELRSKSSHTYDEDVAMEVVQEIPAFHEEALHLLRSMQAGSGR, from the coding sequence ATGAAGGTTGATCTAAGTGCTCTCGAGCGGGCAGTTGAGAAGCTGAGGGCAGGAATCGACCGCGTCGCCGCCTCTCCCGACGATGACCAGATCCGGGATGGCCTTGTGCAGCGCTTCGAGTTCACCTATGAGCTGTCACACAATAGACTGCGACGCTTCCTTGCCTCCCGCTCGGCCAGCGCGGAGGACGTGCGGACCGCGGATTTCGCCACCCTGATCCGCATGGCCGACGAACAAGATCTGCTGCTGGGTGGTTGGGCTTCCTGGAAGCGCTGGAGAGAGTTGCGGAGCAAATCGAGCCACACCTATGATGAGGACGTGGCCATGGAGGTGGTGCAGGAGATTCCCGCGTTCCATGAAGAGGCGCTCCACCTGCTCAGGTCCATGCAGGCTGGATCCGGTCGATGA
- a CDS encoding pyridoxal-phosphate dependent enzyme, with product MNKDHRAMVRERALARCRERGIVIPTLAQQQRPELIPAEVRAALAKVDMQAVDPLNLFRITWKNDPNGGFGSVNALEIPPEISGVKARIVGLAGHFFPTGAHKVGAAFGCLVPRLVRGDFDPTTQLAVWPSTGNYCRGGAFDSVLLGCRPLAILPEEMSRERFRWLEEIGAEIMATPGCESNVKEIFDACWRIRAERGDAVIFNQFEEFGNYLWHYAVTGSAALEIARRHGLEEGQAHWVGATGSGGTLAAGDRLKDELPGGRIVAAEALQCPTLLQNGFGGHRIEGIGDKHIPWIHNARTTDAVCAIDDEDTMRLLRLFNEPAGGEHLSSMGVRDVVLARLPWLGISSICNLLACIKTARWFELDESHTLFTSFTDSVELYRTRLAELETAHGPYRAADARADHERRLLGQRADAFRELTYPERKALHNLKYFTWVEQQGRSVEELNLLWDPGFWAALKEELPAWDEEILRFNLDSGASIRQ from the coding sequence GTGAACAAGGACCATCGTGCCATGGTGAGGGAGCGGGCGCTGGCGCGCTGCCGGGAGCGGGGCATCGTCATTCCGACCCTGGCCCAGCAACAGCGGCCGGAGCTGATTCCAGCGGAGGTCCGCGCCGCCCTGGCCAAGGTGGACATGCAGGCGGTGGACCCCCTCAACCTCTTCCGCATCACCTGGAAGAACGATCCGAACGGCGGTTTCGGGTCCGTCAACGCCCTGGAGATCCCGCCCGAGATCAGCGGCGTCAAGGCGCGCATCGTCGGGCTGGCCGGGCACTTCTTTCCCACCGGGGCGCACAAGGTGGGGGCGGCCTTCGGTTGCCTGGTGCCCCGTCTCGTGCGCGGCGATTTCGACCCCACCACCCAGCTCGCCGTCTGGCCCAGCACGGGCAACTACTGCCGTGGCGGCGCCTTCGACAGCGTCCTGCTCGGTTGCCGGCCCCTGGCCATCCTGCCCGAGGAGATGAGCCGCGAGCGCTTCCGCTGGCTGGAGGAGATCGGCGCCGAGATCATGGCCACGCCCGGCTGCGAGAGCAACGTCAAGGAGATTTTCGACGCCTGCTGGCGGATCCGCGCCGAGCGGGGCGACGCCGTCATCTTCAACCAGTTCGAGGAGTTCGGCAACTACCTGTGGCACTACGCGGTGACGGGATCGGCCGCGCTGGAGATCGCCCGCCGGCACGGCTTGGAGGAGGGCCAGGCGCACTGGGTGGGCGCCACCGGTTCGGGCGGCACGCTGGCCGCGGGGGACCGCCTCAAGGACGAGCTGCCCGGCGGGCGCATCGTCGCGGCGGAGGCCCTGCAGTGCCCCACCCTTCTGCAGAACGGCTTCGGCGGACACCGCATCGAGGGGATCGGCGACAAGCACATCCCCTGGATCCACAACGCCCGCACCACGGACGCCGTCTGCGCCATCGACGACGAGGACACGATGCGCCTGCTGCGCCTCTTCAACGAGCCAGCCGGCGGCGAACATCTCAGCTCCATGGGCGTGCGCGACGTGGTGCTGGCCCGCCTGCCCTGGCTGGGCATCTCCAGCATCTGCAACCTGCTTGCCTGCATCAAGACGGCCCGCTGGTTCGAACTGGACGAGTCGCACACCCTCTTCACCTCCTTCACCGACTCGGTGGAACTCTACCGCACCCGCTTGGCGGAGCTGGAGACGGCGCACGGACCCTACCGCGCCGCCGACGCCCGCGCCGACCACGAGCGGCGCCTGCTTGGCCAGCGCGCCGACGCCTTCCGCGAGCTGACCTATCCCGAGCGCAAGGCCCTGCACAACCTCAAGTACTTCACCTGGGTGGAGCAGCAGGGGCGCTCGGTGGAGGAGCTCAATCTGCTGTGGGATCCCGGCTTCTGGGCGGCCCTAAAGGAGGAGCTGCCCGCCTGGGACGAGGAGATCCTCCGCTTCAATCTGGACAGCGGGGCGTCGATCCGGCAGTAG
- a CDS encoding amidohydrolase family protein, with protein sequence MAETHLLRGGALLADWSAALTLPDGAVAWRGGRIVAAGPREEVEAAHPDAVSHEAHGGWIAPGLINAHHHLYSALATGLDPGLPIDGFGQRLDRLWWRLDRAHDEASVRHSVRLGALRCALAGCTTVVDHHASPSLITGVLDMVADELERAGLSAVLCYEASDRNGAAGAAAGLEESRRFREETRHHPRFRGLLGLHAAFTLSDRTLARAADLCESGDVHVHVAEDRLDGEECRQRHGEEPLSRLERHGLLGPASWIVHGVHLGETDFARLGARGALLVHNPESNANNQVGRLDLAAARRAGARLGLGTDGMSPCLLQALRCAFLLHRQGSGDPGAGWRETAGLLDGARAHLASLFGQPGYGRLEAGAPADLIVVDDATGATPKAENLTAHIVFGLTPFRVRHTVAQGSFLVRDFIAVRQDAERTAREAEPVRRALWRRFAGLAAGTPYLGGD encoded by the coding sequence ATGGCTGAGACCCATCTGCTGCGTGGCGGCGCGCTGCTGGCCGACTGGTCGGCCGCCTTGACACTGCCCGACGGCGCCGTGGCCTGGCGCGGCGGTCGGATCGTGGCGGCCGGTCCGCGGGAAGAGGTGGAGGCGGCCCACCCCGACGCCGTGTCACACGAGGCCCACGGCGGCTGGATCGCGCCGGGGCTGATCAACGCCCATCACCACCTCTACTCCGCCCTGGCGACGGGCCTGGATCCCGGCTTGCCCATCGACGGATTCGGGCAGCGGCTGGACCGCCTCTGGTGGCGGCTGGATCGCGCCCACGACGAGGCCAGCGTGCGCCACAGCGTGCGGCTGGGCGCCCTGCGCTGCGCGCTGGCCGGTTGCACGACGGTGGTCGACCACCATGCCTCGCCCTCCCTCATCACGGGCGTGCTGGACATGGTGGCCGATGAGCTGGAGCGGGCCGGCCTCTCCGCCGTCCTCTGCTACGAGGCGAGCGACCGCAACGGCGCGGCCGGGGCGGCGGCGGGCCTTGAGGAGAGCCGACGCTTCCGCGAGGAGACGCGCCATCATCCGCGCTTCCGCGGCCTGCTGGGACTCCATGCCGCCTTCACCCTCTCCGATCGCACGCTGGCCCGGGCCGCGGACCTGTGTGAGAGCGGCGACGTGCACGTCCATGTGGCGGAGGACCGCCTGGATGGGGAGGAGTGCCGCCAGCGCCACGGGGAGGAGCCGCTCTCGCGCCTGGAGCGTCATGGCCTGCTGGGACCCGCCTCCTGGATCGTCCACGGCGTCCACCTGGGGGAGACCGACTTCGCACGGCTGGGCGCGCGCGGCGCTCTGCTCGTCCACAACCCGGAGTCCAACGCCAACAACCAGGTGGGACGCCTGGACCTGGCGGCGGCGCGCCGGGCCGGCGCCAGACTGGGCCTGGGCACGGACGGGATGAGTCCCTGCCTGCTCCAGGCGCTGCGCTGCGCATTCCTCTTGCACCGCCAGGGCTCGGGCGACCCGGGGGCCGGCTGGCGGGAGACGGCCGGCCTGCTGGACGGCGCGCGCGCACACCTGGCCTCCCTCTTCGGTCAGCCCGGTTATGGCAGGCTGGAGGCAGGCGCGCCGGCCGACCTGATCGTGGTGGATGACGCGACGGGGGCGACGCCAAAGGCGGAGAACCTGACGGCGCACATCGTCTTCGGCCTGACCCCCTTCCGTGTGCGCCACACGGTGGCGCAGGGATCCTTCCTCGTGCGGGACTTCATCGCGGTCCGCCAGGACGCGGAGCGGACGGCGCGGGAAGCGGAGCCGGTGCGTCGCGCGCTCTGGCGGCGCTTCGCCGGGCTGGCCGCGGGCACACCTTATCTTGGCGGCGACTGA
- the allB gene encoding allantoinase AllB, protein MTQLFINARIPAGVNQTRPTDFLVEDGRFAWFSAAGRRRDARPALDLGGALVLPGVIDGHVHFDDPGYTWREDFATGTRAAAAGGVTCVADMPCTSIPPVINGAALEAKLAVVAPKAHVDFLFWGGICADLMAHDNAWKRYLRELAGAGAAAIKCYLHSGMAAFPALTPAQMETAAEACRELGLPLGVHAEDHGIIAEREAKLRRDGADDWRAYLLSRPAEAEIRAVEQVIAAARRTGAHLHVVHLGSGDALDRLGEAAREGVPVTAETCPHYLAFATHHFPIMGSVLKTAPPVKKEEDRRRLWWGLETGEISFVTTDHAAGLWPQEKQTGSFRTDYGGIPGTELMLPWLYSVGVQQGRITLERLVELLSGGPARFFGVADRKGALAPRHDADFVVLDDDWPWQVESVRLHNRNRYTPFEGWPLTARVRQTWVRGRLVYDHATDSFPAPPGWGRLIRRGGRDG, encoded by the coding sequence ATGACCCAGCTTTTCATCAATGCCCGCATCCCGGCGGGGGTCAACCAGACCAGGCCCACGGACTTCCTGGTGGAGGACGGACGCTTCGCCTGGTTCAGCGCCGCCGGTCGGCGACGGGATGCGCGGCCGGCCCTCGACCTGGGCGGCGCCCTCGTCCTGCCGGGCGTGATCGATGGCCACGTGCATTTCGACGATCCCGGTTACACCTGGCGCGAGGACTTCGCCACCGGCACGAGGGCGGCGGCGGCGGGAGGCGTCACCTGTGTGGCGGACATGCCCTGCACCTCCATCCCGCCGGTCATCAACGGCGCGGCTCTGGAGGCGAAACTGGCCGTGGTGGCGCCCAAGGCCCACGTGGACTTCCTCTTCTGGGGCGGCATCTGCGCCGACCTGATGGCCCATGACAACGCGTGGAAGCGCTACCTGCGCGAGTTGGCCGGCGCCGGGGCGGCCGCCATCAAGTGCTACCTGCATTCCGGCATGGCCGCTTTTCCCGCTCTCACGCCCGCCCAGATGGAGACGGCGGCGGAGGCCTGCCGGGAGCTGGGCCTGCCCCTGGGTGTGCATGCCGAGGACCACGGAATCATCGCGGAGCGTGAGGCGAAGCTGCGACGGGACGGCGCCGATGATTGGCGGGCCTACCTGCTGTCCCGTCCCGCGGAGGCGGAGATCCGCGCTGTGGAGCAGGTCATCGCGGCGGCGCGGCGCACCGGCGCCCACCTCCATGTCGTCCACCTGGGTTCGGGCGACGCCCTGGACCGCCTGGGGGAGGCCGCGCGCGAAGGGGTGCCGGTGACGGCCGAGACCTGTCCGCACTACCTCGCCTTCGCCACCCACCATTTCCCCATCATGGGCAGCGTGCTCAAGACGGCGCCCCCGGTGAAGAAGGAGGAGGACCGGCGACGGCTGTGGTGGGGGCTGGAGACGGGGGAGATCTCCTTCGTGACCACCGACCACGCCGCCGGCCTGTGGCCGCAGGAGAAACAGACGGGCTCCTTCCGGACCGATTACGGCGGCATTCCCGGCACCGAGCTGATGCTGCCCTGGCTCTACAGCGTGGGGGTGCAACAAGGGCGCATCACCCTCGAGCGGCTGGTGGAGTTGCTGAGCGGTGGCCCCGCGCGCTTTTTCGGCGTGGCCGACCGCAAGGGGGCGCTGGCGCCTCGGCATGACGCGGACTTCGTGGTGCTGGACGACGACTGGCCCTGGCAGGTTGAATCCGTCCGGCTGCACAATCGCAACCGCTACACGCCCTTCGAGGGGTGGCCCCTGACCGCCCGCGTGCGGCAGACCTGGGTGCGCGGCCGCCTGGTCTACGACCACGCCACGGACAGTTTCCCGGCCCCCCCTGGCTGGGGTCGCCTCATCCGGCGGGGAGGGCGCGATGGCTGA
- a CDS encoding glutamate synthase — protein sequence MNGLRPFPFAALLHRLRHELESGVAVFELPRRDWHRPRPGLDLSFHHAGRRAANPCGPAAGPHTQLAQNMVQGWLAGARVFELKTIQVLDRLNIPRPCIHVPHYGLNVEWSQELSLPVSVREYQKAAWLLEILRRGRAGGALPEGSDLDTVLDLSVGYSLDGVRSPALSAALEALRRPAEGWRDLERGLPAELRAWAGDPPAGPIADCVTLSTFHGCPPGEIEAIAGHLLEQGWSVIVKLNPTLLGLAELRHLLHERLGYHHLELDPSAIAEDLDLDGAVRLLGRLRRRAGELGRHLGAKFTNTLVVARDARIFPPEAGPRMYLSGTPLHPLALAAAARVAAALDHPLPLSFSAGVDRLNAADTLACGFAPLTLCTDLLRRGGQGRLARVLAAVEERLVAAGCSSLAAWQGESGDEAAVWRERVRRMRDAAARAAEHPRHQASQVMKPPCKVGSALERLDCLSCDLCLPACPNLALFSWETPPGGGLRERRQIGVLADACNACSNCETWCPEEGAPWRVKERWHQDRASLEAASPELEGWCWEAGALVGRVDGGWVRLAATDDGIQWRLEAGGGSHPASEGGGALPAALRPLLARALLVWRGLARDGSNPAGLLREAGEGRP from the coding sequence GTGAACGGTCTGCGCCCCTTTCCCTTCGCGGCGCTGCTGCACCGCCTGCGTCATGAGCTGGAGTCCGGCGTCGCCGTCTTCGAACTGCCGCGCCGGGACTGGCACCGCCCGCGGCCCGGCCTCGACCTCTCCTTCCACCATGCCGGCCGGCGGGCGGCCAATCCCTGCGGGCCGGCGGCGGGCCCCCACACCCAGCTTGCCCAGAACATGGTCCAGGGCTGGCTGGCCGGCGCCCGCGTCTTCGAGCTGAAGACGATCCAGGTGCTGGACCGCCTGAACATTCCCCGGCCCTGCATCCACGTTCCCCATTACGGCCTCAACGTGGAATGGAGCCAGGAACTGTCGTTGCCCGTGAGTGTCCGCGAGTACCAGAAGGCGGCCTGGCTGCTGGAGATCCTCCGGCGCGGACGGGCGGGCGGCGCGCTGCCGGAGGGGTCCGACCTGGACACCGTGCTCGACCTCAGCGTGGGCTATTCGCTGGATGGTGTCCGCAGCCCTGCGCTGAGCGCTGCGCTGGAGGCGCTGCGCCGCCCCGCGGAGGGGTGGCGGGATCTGGAGCGGGGGCTGCCCGCCGAGCTGCGCGCCTGGGCCGGGGATCCACCGGCCGGCCCCATCGCCGATTGTGTCACGCTCTCCACCTTCCATGGCTGTCCGCCGGGGGAGATCGAGGCCATCGCCGGCCACTTGCTGGAACAGGGCTGGTCGGTGATCGTCAAGCTCAATCCCACCCTGCTCGGCCTGGCGGAGCTGCGGCACCTCCTTCATGAGCGGCTGGGCTACCATCACCTGGAACTGGACCCTTCCGCCATCGCCGAGGACCTGGATCTGGACGGCGCCGTGCGCCTGCTCGGGCGCTTGCGCCGGCGGGCCGGGGAGCTGGGCCGCCACCTGGGCGCCAAGTTCACCAACACCCTCGTCGTGGCGCGGGACGCCCGGATTTTCCCCCCGGAGGCGGGACCCCGCATGTACCTCTCGGGCACGCCCCTCCACCCCCTTGCCCTGGCGGCGGCGGCGCGGGTGGCGGCCGCCCTCGACCATCCCCTGCCCCTTTCCTTCTCGGCGGGCGTGGACCGCTTGAACGCGGCGGACACGCTGGCCTGCGGCTTCGCGCCGCTCACCCTCTGCACGGATCTGCTGCGCCGGGGCGGGCAGGGACGGCTGGCCCGCGTGCTGGCGGCGGTCGAGGAGCGGCTGGTCGCGGCCGGCTGCTCCAGTCTCGCCGCCTGGCAGGGCGAGAGCGGTGACGAGGCGGCCGTCTGGCGGGAGCGCGTCCGCCGCATGCGGGACGCGGCGGCGCGAGCCGCCGAGCATCCCCGCCACCAGGCCTCCCAGGTGATGAAGCCGCCGTGCAAGGTGGGGAGCGCGCTGGAGCGGCTGGACTGCCTCAGCTGCGACCTCTGCCTGCCGGCCTGCCCCAATCTGGCCCTCTTCTCCTGGGAGACGCCGCCGGGCGGCGGCCTGCGCGAGCGGAGACAGATCGGCGTGCTGGCCGATGCCTGCAACGCCTGCTCAAACTGCGAGACCTGGTGTCCGGAGGAAGGGGCCCCCTGGCGTGTGAAGGAGCGCTGGCATCAGGACCGCGCCAGCCTGGAGGCCGCCTCCCCGGAGCTGGAGGGCTGGTGCTGGGAGGCCGGCGCCCTGGTGGGGCGGGTGGACGGCGGGTGGGTGCGTCTGGCCGCAACTGATGACGGGATCCAGTGGCGGCTGGAGGCGGGCGGCGGGAGCCATCCCGCGTCGGAGGGCGGCGGGGCTTTGCCGGCGGCCCTGCGGCCTCTGCTGGCGAGGGCCCTCCTCGTCTGGCGGGGACTGGCGCGGGACGGATCGAATCCCGCGGGCTTGCTGCGCGAGGCGGGGGAGGGCCGGCCATGA